From Pseudobdellovibrionaceae bacterium, a single genomic window includes:
- a CDS encoding glycosyltransferase family 2 protein → MPQSEVRNVERWYLMPAFVGCRYSCEFCSDVGMKREGNKGKIAEELQKARFGEYDRIALSCNSIFESGGRDLVASILQAGWPLVIRVSESLTAADYRLLSRLVDPQAVSLEFVFTQWNENTESLIKEVEEKWNVVQYIWVVDRIGGLLAPFEALPRERWKKLRFYFCYKREAEDKYYSAGEVARVLEDLSLRYPDLKISPPEQYEIYHPESNPEREMDPVVDPNLRLRPRSEKPRVSYIIPTYNNAAHLLTTLRNIVRQQTKVPYEVIVVDDGSTDQTDKRLAQWLSQQNLVCGFTYLYLPRSGSRKMGDSQFRAGIARNLGVKWAEGEVLCFLDSDILIPPSYTDHLVDIHQHYDLIQPCRLQIQKRFSSGTHLWEDLVPGQHTQEKRGGYWEMFQAYTEDWNQTPMRWRYVSTFCLSIKRKQFKDLGWFRRTFLAYGFEDTDLGFRAHREGLRFYLSPQRVFHLHHPFLRSEYFHSALFKDLLLSRSVRTLFLNNLNDEIFRALEIYFNRDLLKNKWKDKLRGRLQIASARRWNQHLLGREES, encoded by the coding sequence TTGCCCCAGTCAGAAGTAAGAAATGTTGAGCGATGGTATCTGATGCCGGCCTTTGTCGGCTGTAGGTACAGCTGTGAGTTTTGCTCGGATGTCGGCATGAAGCGGGAGGGAAACAAAGGAAAAATTGCTGAAGAACTCCAGAAAGCCCGATTCGGGGAGTACGATCGCATCGCCCTTAGCTGCAATTCCATCTTCGAGTCAGGAGGGAGGGACCTGGTCGCCAGTATCCTCCAAGCCGGTTGGCCTTTGGTGATACGGGTGAGCGAATCTTTGACCGCGGCCGACTACCGACTACTTTCCCGGTTGGTAGATCCCCAGGCGGTCAGCCTGGAGTTTGTTTTTACCCAGTGGAATGAGAACACCGAATCATTGATCAAGGAAGTAGAAGAGAAATGGAATGTCGTTCAGTACATCTGGGTGGTGGACCGCATCGGAGGGCTCTTGGCACCCTTTGAGGCTCTGCCCAGAGAGAGATGGAAGAAACTACGGTTCTATTTCTGTTACAAGCGGGAGGCTGAAGACAAATACTACTCAGCTGGAGAAGTGGCCCGGGTTCTCGAGGATTTGTCTCTACGATATCCGGACCTAAAAATATCTCCTCCGGAGCAATACGAGATTTATCATCCAGAGAGTAATCCGGAACGAGAAATGGACCCCGTCGTCGATCCGAATCTGCGACTTCGGCCTCGATCAGAAAAGCCACGGGTCAGTTATATTATCCCGACTTACAACAATGCGGCCCATCTACTCACCACTTTGCGAAACATTGTCCGACAACAAACCAAAGTCCCCTATGAAGTCATTGTGGTTGACGATGGGAGTACAGACCAAACTGATAAAAGATTAGCTCAGTGGTTGAGCCAACAGAACCTCGTCTGTGGGTTCACCTACCTTTACCTCCCTCGCTCCGGGAGTAGAAAGATGGGCGATAGTCAATTTCGTGCCGGGATTGCCCGCAATTTAGGGGTTAAATGGGCGGAGGGGGAGGTTCTGTGTTTCTTGGATTCAGACATTCTGATTCCTCCCTCCTATACAGATCACTTGGTTGATATTCATCAACATTACGATTTGATACAGCCTTGTCGCCTGCAAATTCAAAAGAGGTTTTCCTCTGGAACTCATCTGTGGGAGGACCTAGTACCTGGCCAGCACACTCAGGAAAAGAGAGGCGGCTATTGGGAAATGTTTCAAGCATATACTGAGGATTGGAACCAAACGCCCATGCGTTGGCGCTATGTCTCGACGTTTTGTTTGTCGATTAAAAGAAAGCAATTTAAAGACCTTGGTTGGTTCCGCCGAACCTTTTTAGCTTACGGGTTTGAGGACACGGACTTGGGGTTTCGGGCTCACCGGGAGGGATTAAGATTCTATCTTAGTCCCCAGCGGGTCTTTCACTTGCATCATCCTTTTTTGCGCAGCGAGTACTTTCACAGCGCCCTTTTTAAGGACCTTTTGTTGTCGCGTTCTGTGCGAACACTTTTTTTGAAT